AACTTCTGAGTAATCTTTGAAATATTCTCTCTTTATTCCTCAATTTCAGAAAGTGTTTTTAGAATATCTTCCATGTTGGGTTTAAAGATATGTTTGTTGCGTAATTCTTCTTCAGAGACATGTTTCCATAAAAAGGTTTTGCCAATAAAGCCGGATGGATCAATACCGGAGAAAAAATCCAAATCCCCATTTTCTCTTTGATGGATACGGATATAATAAGTTTTGCCATTATAAAAGTTATAAGCCTTACCATATTTATAAGTATTTGGAGAGGTTTGGATAAGATCATATAAAAATACCACTCCTTTATCTTGGCGAGTTCTTAGGTTCGGATTGGGATTGTGAGAATCCGGTTGCGGGGGAGAGCCGTCTGTATTGGCAATCCCATAAGCATAATATTTATCCCCTTTTTTAAAAAATCCTATATATGCCCCTTTGAAATACAAAAAGGGCTCAGATTGATAAACCCCACACAATGAATGGGGAAACCCCCAATCAAACAACAAAACCATCAAGAGAATTTTCTTCATAAAACTAATTTCATGCAATTAAATTTTTTATCAAACTTCAGTTGTTAAAGTTTTAATTTGATGAGTTTTTTGGGGACTTTGACTACTGTTTTAAAAACAATGTTTTGAGTGTCTTGAGTATCTTCTCCTTGGAGTCCTCCGGCATGCACATCAGATTCAAAGAAGATAGCCAACATCCCCTCATGGAGTCTGATTTTGGAAGTTTTGAGGGATTTTTGATAAACAATCAAATCTTTTGTTTGATCATAAGGGCATTGGATATCAAAATCACTCACATCCCCGAGTTCAAAATATTCTATTCCTTTGACTGCTAATTGAAAATCAATATATTCTTGATGGGTTTCATAAAAA
The DNA window shown above is from Helicobacter sp. 11S03491-1 and carries:
- a CDS encoding DUF2147 domain-containing protein, translated to MKKILLMVLLFDWGFPHSLCGVYQSEPFLYFKGAYIGFFKKGDKYYAYGIANTDGSPPQPDSHNPNPNLRTRQDKGVVFLYDLIQTSPNTYKYGKAYNFYNGKTYYIRIHQRENGDLDFFSGIDPSGFIGKTFLWKHVSEEELRNKHIFKPNMEDILKTLSEIEE
- a CDS encoding YhcH/YjgK/YiaL family protein; this encodes MAIIGKFDALKHLFEKTEELEILCIYLNHAQKPHHPIHDRILHTPLQTENKIPLEAGMWAIEQSYMLKQSSEAFYETHQEYIDFQLAVKGIEYFELGDVSDFDIQCPYDQTKDLIVYQKSLKTSKIRLHEGMLAIFFESDVHAGGLQGEDTQDTQNIVFKTVVKVPKKLIKLKL